CCTGGAGCTGGCGAAGCGGCGCGGGAAGCTCCGAACCCAGAGTGGCGAACAGCGGAAGTTGAAGGTGGCGCTGGACACGACCAACATCCTCGGGCGCGGGGCGGTGAAGGACACCTACAACCTGCTCGGGGACGGGATCGTGCAGCTCGCGCGGGAGCTGGCGAAGCTGGCGGGAGAGCCGCTGGCGGGGCAGCCGCTGGCGGTGTGGGCCGAGGCGCACGGGTACGGGCGGTACGTGGGGCCGACCAGCCTGAAGGGGACGGCCGAGATCGACTGGAGCGACGCCGAGCAGCGGCGGCGGTTCCTGGGGGAGATCGTCGCCGACGCCGACCGTCTGCTGGAGCAGGCGCGGGTGGTGCGGACTGACCTGGAGGCAGGGGGCGCGGCCGAGGCGGCGCTGGTGGCGGCGGCGCTGGTGGCGGCGGCGCTGGTGGCGGCGGCCGGGCTGCTGAGTCGGGTGCTGGTCCAGGACGTCGAGCGTCGGGAGGACGGGCCAGCCATCAAGCAAGGGGTGGCGACGGATCGGCTGCTGTCAGTGCACGACCCGGAGATGCGGCACGGGCGGAAGAGTGCCAGCAAGCGGTTCGACGGGCACAAGGCGGCGGTGGTGGTCGACACGGACGAGCCCTTGATCACGGCGGTGACGGTGCTGGCGGGGAACGCGCCCGATGCCGAGGGTGCGCTCGAGCTGGTCGAGCAGACCGAGGCGACCACCGGCTGCGCGGTCGACGAGACGCTGGGCGACTGCGCCTACGGCAGCGGCGAAACCCGCCAGGCGTTCGCTGACGCGGGCCGAACGCTCGTCGCGAAAGTGCCGAGCCCGTCCAATCAGGGCTGCTTCCCGCAGACGGCCTTCACGCTCGACCTCGACGCCACCAGCGCGACCTGTCCGGCTGGGCAGACCACCCAGGACTTCCGCCCGAGTCCGACCGGCGGCGGGCCGTTCCGCTTCGACGTGGCGGTCTGTGCGGCCTGCCCGCTGCGCACCCAGTGCGTCCGTGCCGTTGGCGGGCGCACCGTCACCGTGCATCCCCAGGAGCGACTGCTCCAGGCTGCCCGCGCCTTCCAGGCCAGCCCGGCCTTCGCCGAGTATCGACGCCGACGCCAGAGGGTCGAGCACCGCATCGCCCGCCTGGTCCAGTTGGGCATCCGCCAGGCCCGAGAGGTCGGCACGCCTAAGATCCGCTTCCAGCTCCTGATGGCCGCCGCCGTGGCCAAGCTGACCTACCTGGCCATGACCGACCTGCTCTCCGACCACGATTCGGCTGCCATCGGGCTGTTTGCCGCGCTCCTGGGCCTGCTCCTGGTCGTCCTGCACCCCCCGCTGGATCCCAGATGGCCCGGCGAGGCCCTCGGCGGCCTCAGAGTCGCCCGTGCATCGTCATGCAGCCGCCTGCTCACGGCGCGGCCGATCGCGTTCATCAGCCCCGGTTCTCGGCCGGGCTTCTAGTATCGTCCGGCGCCTGGGGGACAGCCTTCGCACTAACTGCGC
This portion of the Chloroflexota bacterium genome encodes:
- a CDS encoding transposase, whose translation is LELAKRRGKLRTQSGEQRKLKVALDTTNILGRGAVKDTYNLLGDGIVQLARELAKLAGEPLAGQPLAVWAEAHGYGRYVGPTSLKGTAEIDWSDAEQRRRFLGEIVADADRLLEQARVVRTDLEAGGAAEAALVAAALVAAALVAAAGLLSRVLVQDVERREDGPAIKQGVATDRLLSVHDPEMRHGRKSASKRFDGHKAAVVVDTDEPLITAVTVLAGNAPDAEGALELVEQTEATTGCAVDETLGDCAYGSGETRQAFADAGRTLVAKVPSPSNQGCFPQTAFTLDLDATSATCPAGQTTQDFRPSPTGGGPFRFDVAVCAACPLRTQCVRAVGGRTVTVHPQERLLQAARAFQASPAFAEYRRRRQRVEHRIARLVQLGIRQAREVGTPKIRFQLLMAAAVAKLTYLAMTDLLSDHDSAAIGLFAALLGLLLVVLHPPLDPRWPGEALGGLRVARASSCSRLLTARPIAFISPGSRPGF